One part of the Solanum dulcamara chromosome 8, daSolDulc1.2, whole genome shotgun sequence genome encodes these proteins:
- the LOC129898828 gene encoding CDT1-like protein a, chloroplastic: MKVHGPGPFSRLRKNSRQIRRGNVDTSASTSVFPAIGANSNLAWLTRHPPPQLSRQKNATIYSTPTPTLTPDLVSLLLPSIALCNFSSILLKQFSVLIQSMESTEASLLNTFKSKKKLQIGSDPDVSGAPSLDPWSSKTPEKTIVPPRRTRNRNAAFSLKDIRQAAQKLRKPDPTRPNSQTDTSLSSVKPQMASSSSSECSVVKPKKPVNPVKLPEKYKLLEEFFGGLVSSIRLLQLKGSSTTFTNIRAKVECLADRRFTYNHLAQLKFLLPEAIEIKKMLVFDERTTCMKPDLHITLNANGVEGDKKLKSSSGTEQLRTVFSSRILDFFKSHPEGDDIPEEVLPGAFGAAKPELLTNSSSPASAQLKEETPIGSLQKPPVAVSHLSQSFRRSFSHRASIGEAENAKQYPTVVAHTSIHQVSEPQVTNCPTNISKAADKIPKLLSTQTRTTRFSTRGVHSATLPPSPLPATPLKNTKSEDGSCLLSAESTPAKLASTPAKLMSSTPLLQPSKRCYMTPDGESTESPRKLVRRPPPSRSLTFNTPVKSSKVTEEISRSRESSTDDEIYDILPENLLQSIREKEQEALEEKDPAISQAKWRKKMISSLPNFFDTIYFLFQSINRSVITKEELMHKAISSHLAIADKREFEELLQLLQEIAPEWIHEKLSSSGDLLLCVNKVSNAESIRSRIAEAK, encoded by the exons ATGAAG GTCCATGGGCCTGGGCCTTTCTCTCGTTTAAGAAAAAATTCGCGCCAAATCCGACGTGGAAATGTTGACACATCAGCATCCACATCAGTTTTCCCGGCAATTGGCGCCAATTCTAACCTGGCATGGCTGACACGTCATCCTCCACCTCAGCTTTCCCGCCAGAAAAATGCTACTATATATAGTACCCCCACCCCTACCCTCACCCCCGACCTTGTCTCTTTACTTTTACCCTCCATAGCTCTCTGCAACTTCTCATCAATTTTGCTTAAACAGTTTTCTGTGTTAATTCAATCAATGGAGTCTACTGAAGCTTCACTGTTGAATACATTCAAATCGAAGAAGAAACTTCAGATTGGATCCGACCCGGATGTATCCGGAGCTCCATCTCTAGATCCATGGAGCTCCAAAACTCCCGAGAAGACAATCGTTCCTCCTCGCCGGACTCGGAATAGGAATGCTGCGTTTTCATTGAAAGATATCCGACAAGCCGCACAGAAGCTCCGGAAACCCGACCCGACCCGCCCGAATTCCCAGACTGATACCTCATTGAGCTCTGTGAAGCCACAAATGgcgtcttcttcttcttctgaatgTTCAGTAGTTAAACCGAAGAAGCCTGTAAATCCAGTAAAGCTACCAGAGAA GTACAAGTTGTTGGAGGAATTCTTCGGTGGCTTGGTAAGTTCGATTCGGTTGCTACAGTTGAAGGGTTCTTCAACAACATTTACAAACATACGTGCAAAAGTGGAGTGTCTAGCAGATAG GAGGTTTACTTACAATCACTTAGCACAGCTGAAGTTTCTTTTACCTGAGGCTATCGAGATAAAGAAGATGCTTGTGTTCGATGAACGGACAACCTGTATGAAGCCTGATCTTCATATTACATTAAATGCTAATGGAGTTGAAGGAGATAAGAAGCTGAAATCCTCTAGTGGCACTGAACAACTGAGGACAGTCTTCAGCAGTCGGATTTTGGATTTCTTTAAATCCCACCCTGAG GGAGATGACATTCCTGAGGAAGTGCTACCAGGAGCATTTGGTGCGGCTAAGCCAGAGCTCTTGACGAACTCATCAAGTCCCGCAAGTGCACAGTTGAAGGAGGAGACACCAATTGGCTCGTTGCAGAAGCCACCAGTAGCTGTATCTCACCTATCTCAATCTTTCAGGAGATCCTTTTCTCATCGAGCATCCATTGGTGAAGCAGAGAACGCAAAGCAATATCCGACAGTTGTCGCTCACACTTCAATTCATCAAGTCTCAGAACCCCAGGTGACCAATTGTCCCACCAACATCTCTAAAGCTGCTGATAAAATTCCTAAATTGCTTTCGACACAAACTAGGACCACAAGATTCTCAACACGAGGGGTTCATTCTGCTACTTTACCACCATCTCCTCTACCTGCAACTCCATTAAAAAACACGAAAAGTGAAGATGGTTCGTGTTTGTTAAGTGCTGAAAGTACTCCAGCAAAACTTGCATCTACTCCAGCAAAATTGATGAGTTCTACACCTTTGCTCCAACCTTCCAAGAGATGCTATATGACTCCAGATGGTGAGTCAACTGAATCACCAAGAAAGCTAGTTAGGCGTCCCCCTCCTAGTAGGTCGTTGACCTTTAATACTCCTGTAAAGAGTTCAAAAGTTACAGAAGAAATCAGCAGGAGCAGAGAATCATCAACAGATGATGAAATCTACGACATTCTTCCGGAGAATCTTCTGCAGTCG ATAAGAGAAAAAGAGCAGGAGGCACTAGAGGAGAAAGATCCAGCCATATCCCAAGCAAAATGGCGCAAGAAAATGATTTCGAGTTTGCCTAATTTCTTCGACACGATTTACTTCCTATTTCAATCAATCAACCGATCTGTGATTACTAAAGAAGAGCTTATGCACAAAGCTATTTCGAGCCATCTAGCTATTGCTGATAAAA GAGAATTTGAAGAGCTACTCCAGTTATTGCAAGAAATAGCTCCTGAATGGATCCATGAAAAGCTGTCATCTAGTGGGGATCTTCTCTTGTG TGTTAACAAGGTATCCAATGCTGAATCAATACGCTCAAGAATTGCCGAAGCAAAGTGA